The following proteins are encoded in a genomic region of Diabrotica virgifera virgifera chromosome 1, PGI_DIABVI_V3a:
- the LOC126891665 gene encoding transcriptional repressor CTCFL-like, protein MEHICTECTLTFSKHSNLRSHLKTFHPDKLDIIAPNKTFKSIVLCNKCPKRFSKYSNLKRHVTKFHPENINELTSSKICPYLN, encoded by the exons ATGGAACATATATGCACGGAGTGTACGCTCACATTCTCAAAACATTCTAATTTAAGAAGTCACCTGAAAACGTTTCATCCTG ATAAACTGGACATAATTGCACCCAACAAAACATTTAAGTCTATTGTACTTTGTAACAAATGTCCCAAAAGGTTCTCTAAATATTCCAATTTAAAAAGGCATGTCACTAAGTTTCATCCAG aaAATATCAACGAGCTGACTTCATCTAAGATTTGCCCATAtc TGAACTAG